ATCCATAACTCGGGCCGTTTTCAACAGAGTTCCACTAACAGTCCTTGGAGCCTCGACCCAAGGACTCTCGACAGCCTGTCGATCAAGGACGTCGGCGAGATCAGAGTCGCCGATCTGCAACCATCAGAGCACCGATCTGCGCAGGATGCCTGAGGGAATGGGATGCCACACGAATCTCATCTCGAGTGAGACATGCACAACTGCCGAGTACCTCTGGGCTTGCCTAAACGGGCAGCTTATTTCCATCACATCCATCCCCCCCAAAAGCCCCCAGCATGTCACATGGTTCAGGGATGCGGAGCGAGCCGCCGCTGGAATGTTTGATGCTGTGCCTTGTGGCTAATCAGCACTCGTCGTCTTGGCTTTGACATCTATCGTCTACCATATACACACCCCGTTCCCAAGGGATGCCACGGTCAGCCTTACACGGCCACGTTCCCGCCTCCCCCCCCCAAAGTCTCACAGCTCGTCCCGCACAGGGGCGGCTCCCTGGTCACTGGGGTCCTCCATAGCCATGATCTTGACCACCAGGCTGGTCCATCCGGTGAAATGCTGCGTCCGCTGCCCGGCCCCCGTATCCGGGTTGTACTGCTCCCACGCGAAGCCCGTGTCCTCCCAGCTCTTGTACACCGTGTCGACAAGGTTCTTACGCAGCCGCGAGAAgagatccttggccttggccctgTAGGGCCCTTCCTGCGTGGCAACGTTCTAGCAAGCCAAAAAAAATCGAGATTAGTGAACTGTATCAGATGGTACGTTACGGCGGGAGGAATGGCTTACGCGTAGCTGAGACACGGCGAGGTAGTTGATGGGCATCCACACGGGGCTGCGCCAGTAGTTCTCCTTAGTGCCGTAGAGCTCGTCCTGCTTGCTCAGGCTGCGGATTCCGTGGGGGCTGAAGAGGtgctcctcgtcgccaatgAGATCCAGGATCTTGCCGAGCTTGGGGTCGTCCGGCTTCATcaggccgacgaggaaggGGAACAAGGAAATGTATCCCTTGTGGCATACGAGGGTGTGCTCCTCGTATTCGTCGATCGTCGCATCGCAGTAGCAGCCCTGCTCTTCGGACCAGTGAAGATCATTGAGGTTGTGCTCGATAGCTACCAGGTTCTTCCTGTACTCGTCCACATCCTCAGCCATGCCGAGGGCGTCGGCAATGttcatcaaggactttgtcaTGAGGCCGACCCAGGACATGAGATCGACATGGAGTTCGCCCGGGTGAGGAGGCTGGGCCCGCGGGTAGTCGTCCAGGCCGCTGGTAAGGATGTGTGCCTCGGTGCGGCCCCTCCAACGGTATGCCTCCTTGGTTGAGTACGCCTCACGGTCGTAGCTCTTGATATCACCGCGCTGCGTCTTGCGGAACCAGTCATACTGGCGTCGGAGAAGAGGATACAACTTTCTCAGGTAGCTTTCACCGATctcaaggttgtcaagatGGGCCGTCTGTAGGGGGTCAGCCCCAAGGATctgctccttctcggcaGACTGAGTGCCATTGGCCGCGCGAAGGCGCTCCATGAAGCCCTCAATGATGAGGAACAGCGTCGGGGGGTTGGCATAGTGAGGATACTGGACCTGGAACTCAGCTGGGACCTTGCTACGGGCCTCGTGTCCAAGGATCTGCTCACGAGCAATCCAGCCGTCGTCGTCCATGGTGTTGTACCAGCTCTTGACAATCTCAAGGGTAAGATCCATGTCCCAGTCCGCGatggggatgagatggaaacCCTCATCCCATAGGAAGCCGCGGGGGAAGAAAGGGCGGGACGGGACGCTGGTGAAGAGCTCGTACGGGCCCTCGAGGTCCTGCTTCTTACGCGCCATGGCctccgcagcctcctcccAGAATCCttcattctcctcctcgtatTCAGGCGCATAAGATCGGTCGATGATCTGGTGGCCGTGGAAGTATCCGATGCCGCCAACCAGGTTGGAGAACATGCTCTTGCCAAACTTGCGATATTTTTCATCCTTGAAGGGCGCCTTGAGCTCAAAGGTTCTCGCGAAGCGCTCCTTGAAGGTCTCAGAGACCTTGGTGATCTGCTCGGTGACGTCGGCAGAGGTGTACTCCTCCCCAGACGAGCCGGACGAGAAGATGACGTCGAACTCAAAGGGACCCTCAAACGTCTTTTCGACAATCTGCACGTTGCCCTTGCCTGGCTTGTGTTCGATACGGTAGACTTGCCATGGGGGAGGGGGATCAGTCTGGTCGGCGTTCTCCTGGACAGGCTTGACGGCGTCTTGGAGGTGCTTGAAGACAACCGCCTTGCCCTGCCAGCTAATCTCAGGGGTGGCATCAGAGCTCATGACGAGAGTCGTGTCTCCGTGTCTGTCCTCGAGCAGTTTATGGCCCTTCTTGGGGTGCTTTCCCTTCCCCTTGGTGATCAGGAGCTTGTAGTCGCCCAACGTCTTGGAGTTGCCCTTGAAGCTGACGTCTCCGTCGAATCCAAACTCAtcaccctcgccctcagcctcgagctcgccctcTCCGTCCTGGGCGATGTAGTAGAATAGCATGGTCTTGGTGTTCTTGGGGGCATCGGCCCTCAACTCGCCCTTGATCCTGGCAGCCCAGCTGCCTCCGTGGTTGCCACCGGAAATCTTGACAAACGTTGTGGTGAGATCAATCTTGTTGCCCTCATCATGAATAGACTGCACGCCTCCAATGCGAGCATCATACTCATCCCACCCGTAGCCATGAATATCCTCCCCTTGCTCACAAGTATACCGGAAACCTACCACCAAAAATTAGTCATGAAACTCCCACGACGGCCCGCTTCCCGCATACCGTTCTGAATATCCCTAAAGTCGTCAACCTTCCCCCACATGAGGCCCGTCCACAACGCATCTGGCGTCCTGGGTCGCACGCCAAAGTAGAGGTTGGACTTGTACGGGCCCCAGAAGAGGCTCTGGTTGTTTTGGCGGCCAATCTCTGTGGTGAGCACCGAGGAGGCCTCATCGGTGGCTGAGGCGCCCAGGACGAGtgccgccgccgacaccCATTGGGCTATTCTCACCATGATGGAGGGCGAAACTCTTATTTATCGAGTATCAGAGATTCAATATTGGACAGAAAATCAACGTAAATGACGCTAAAAGAAATTGTGCTGCGGCATCCGGTGCGCTTGACGTGACAGCCTCTAGAGAACACGTTGGAGCTGGGGTTTGATATGACGACGCAAGGCTGAAGCTCGGTCTTGGCGGTGGAGAGCTCTGACCAATGAGCGAAAATCACCAGCCACCGCCACTGTTCAACCAGCCCCATCTGTGACTCCACTCTTGACGgtttcttctcagcctccccCAGATTGATGCCTTTAACTTTGCACTCTTCACCTTGACGACTCCATCCTCACAACATTTACACCGGGACCTCGTAAATCCAAGTAAACTCACCACGAATCCACCATGGGCGACCCCCGACGAAGCCGTCGGCCAGACAGCCGCCAAATGTGGGATGAATCCGACCGTCGTGACAGGCGCGGAGGCCCACGCGATCGAGACAGGGACAACGACCGCGACCGGAGAGGATACAGATCTAGATCGCGGGAGAGGCGCGGATACAGAGACCGCTCGAGGTCTCCGGACAGAAGGCACAGAGATCGCGACGGCGATAGGAACCGACCCAGGGAGAGGGGTTCACGATATCATGATGATAGAAGGGATCGACGgagagatgatgatgatggaccTCGGTATCgtcgtgatgatgacggagACCGACGAGGTATGAAACTCCCCTCTTCTCGCCGACACTTTCCACTAACATATCCAGTCAAATCCCGTCGCTCCGCATCCCCAAACACCCGCAGCCCCTCCCACGACACAACATCCCTCCCAACCCGCACCCGCCccgacaacaacatcaagcGCGAACCAAACCCCAACATGTCCTTCAACGTCTCCAAAAAGTCCCCTCCGCGCCGCGACGACGCCCCCGAGGGAGACGAGATggacgccgaggacgacgacatggcggCCATgcaggccatgatgggcttTGGAGGGTTCGGAACGACAAAGAACAAAAAGGTGGCGGGCAACAATGCTGGAGGTGTgagcaaggagaagaagaccgaGTATCGGCAGTACATGAACCGGCAGGGTGGATTCAACCGGCCGCTGAGTCCTTCGCGATGAGGAAAGGAAAAACAAAGGATGGTGTTTTTTGGGGGTCATTATGAATTTTACGATATCCGTTGTGGGGTGTTGAGCGTACAAGACTGCATCCTCAGATTGGCGTTGGGAGGACATGGCAATAATTCAAGCATAAATGCCCATGTTGAAAATAAGACATTGTTTTGTAGACAAGCCTTCAGTGACACAGAGTACCATCTCGATCTCAAGATCACTAGTATACCCAAGACATTCTTTTCATCAATAACGTCtccaaaagaagccatcagtCTCAACATCACGAGCAGACACAAGACATCACAGAATGATTTTAAAGCTTCCAACCTGTCTTGAAACAACTCTTCCGCTGTATGTACTAGTGTAGACATTACGTATAGCGCGTGCAATACATACCATCGCGGTCCTTCCCCTCCAGAGAAACAGGTCCCAACACCGTGATATGCATCTCGATTCAAGCAACTCCCTTCTCGTCCTCTCCTTTCCCGTGTCATGCCTTTTCCCCTTCCTCAGCCGCCGCTGCCGGGGCTTGGGCTTCGCTGGCCGTCGCCGCTGTAGGTGTCGGCAAGTCATCCTCGACGGGTACTTGTTCCggcttggcctcctctttaacctcttccttggcttCTGCCTTTGGTTCCTCCTTGATTTCCTCCTTTGGTTCTTCCTTTGGTGGTTCCTCTTTGGACTCTTCCTTGGGATCTTCCTTGAGATCGTCCGTGTGACTTGCAttcatcttctctctccgtctccttcttaacctcctctcctcctcagctgtTTGCCTTCTCGCCTTTCGAAgactctctctcctctcagGGTCGTTCTCGTCTGCCCCGTCTCCACCACGCATGCCTTGGAGCAGAGCCGCAGCTCGGTCTGcaacatcatctccaccCTCACGAGGTGATGATACGCCAGGGCTGAGCGTAGAtccatcctcgtcgataGCAGGCTCTTTGTTCTTCAGAGAAACCTCCGCCTCGGGTATCTCGTTGAGATCTGGTATCTTCTGCCCTGATGCGACCCGAACTTGGTGCCTGTCCTTGAGTCGTGCTCGCCGTCTTCGATCTCTCTGATCCCGAGTCTGGGGCGCGGCTGCACGCAACTTTTCCAGCAGCGAGTCCATGGCGCCCGTGTTGGACGGCGATGTCGGGCCGCCCTCGGTGCCCGTATTGTTGATCTTGAGTTGAGCGTGCTTCCGCTTCATCGAAGCCTCGTTGCGCTTCCTCGTCTCCTCCATCTGGACGTTCTTCTCTCGTGACTTCTTCCATTCGCCCACGAACAATGCCAGCTTGGCAAAGAAGTCTCTCCGTGCACCATCATCGGCAGGGTCTTCGCCGTAGAACACCATGATATCCTTGTatgtcttcatcatctcctccaggtACAGCTCCATCTGCTCAGCCTTCCTCCGGGCATCCTTCATGATTCGCTGGACAACTTGGCTGACTCGGTCCTCGGGGTGGAACTTCTTGGGGTCGCTCAGGTTGCCGCTGTCCAGTGACATCTGGATGTTTCGAATGTTGTCAATGTACTTCTTGCAATCCGTCTGAAGCTGCTCGATGTTGATCTTCTGCGCTGTCATGACACCGTTGATATCATCGGCGAAGCCCTCCCACTCGGGATACTGGTTTCGCACAATGCGCTCCACCAGATCGGCCAGTGTCGACTGATTCTTATCATCTTTGACCATACCCAGTCTGGCCAGGGAGCTCAGCTTGAAACCGCGGGCCTGCTTGTTGGCGTCGTTCATGTAGTTACCGATATCCAAAATGAGACCGAGAACGTTCATGAGAGAAACGGAATCACGGAGGGACTCTGAAACCGTGACAACTTGTCTGACCTTCTCGTTGATTTCGTCGTACTCTTGCTCAAAGCTTCTAGTAAGAGCAAGAGCCCTCATTCGACTCTTCCAGTAATGATGTAGCTCGAATGCAGTGTAAAGGTACAGCTGATCTTGGCGTGTGAGCTCTGCAGGATCTTGTTCGCGggtctggctcttggcttcgGGGCCTGTCCAGTCCTTACTGTATGGCGCCATTTGCTTGGATGTGTTGTCGGGGATGTTGCACAAGTCGTCCTTTTGCAAAAAGTCCATGACGACAGGGTTGTCTAGAATCTCCGTGTCGCAGTGAATGATCATCTGTACAACCTTTTCTACAGAATGCTGAGAAAACTTGGCAAAGGCAATTTCTACATCTTGTCAGTATTCGGATCACCGGTATATGCGTAAGAGACTCACCATAAGCCTTTCGAAGATCAGAAGAAATGATTTGCTTCTTATCATCCTTCTTAGAGCCGCTTCCAACGCcaatcttcttgatctccttggccaagaacaACTTTTCAACCTCGTCCAGAATGCCCTTCTTGCTGAGCTCCTGGTACTTCTCCTCTCGGGCCTCAGCAGAGGGAGTGTGGGCTGCCCAGTGACTGGTCTCAGGGGCGTCGACCTTGTCCCAATGcagagccttgagcttcttcttgggacGAACGACGGGCAGACCAATGCCTGGAGCGGGCGCAAATGCGGGCTGCCTCGACAAGAAGTGTCCAGACATGGCACCACCAGGCATCGggggaggcggaggtggcGGCATACCTGGGGTACCAGGCattgggggaggaggagggggcggAGGAGGTCCAGCGGCCGATGCTGGTGATAGCATGCCCGGCAgtggtggagggggaggtggcggcggcggaggcggagctCCCGGCATCTGACCCGGCAtgggcggaggaggaggtggtggtggaggtggtggtgctccGGGTATTTGGCCGGGCAtgggtggaggaggcggcggtggaggcgGAGGGGGGCCGGCACCCGTAACTTCGATCTTCGGAGCATCGCCCTCGGCAGGAGGCGTAATAGGCGATGAGGTCTCCATGCTTGGGTGAGAGGGGCCAGTAGCAGTGTTGTCATCCTCAGAATCGCTGGCATCGtacttcttgaccttggagccAATCTCACCAAGGAGACCAGCCTGTTGCTTGGGGTCAATAGTCGGCCGCTTCATCTCAATGATTCTAGGCTTCTCGAAGATAACaccgtcctcgccctcagtCTCATCACCCTCATCAATCACCTCGCCATCCGATCTCCTAATAGGCTTGCGAGGGATCTTGGTGTTACGGCGAATGCTACCCAAAACACTGTTGGTAAAGTCCCTAGGTGGCGTTCCACCGCCAGGGGGTGTCGAAGGTCTGCCGTCCATCTCTTCACGGAGGGCTCGAAGTCGGTCTGAAGGCCCGACAGCGTCTCCCCAGACACGGCCTTCAAGCTTGTACTGCGTCTTCTGACGCTCAATCTGCATCTGAAGCCGCTCCATGAGACGATCACGGTCCAGAATGCCTTGCATGCGAGAAACGTCCGCCTCACCAGTTGCTCCAGGCGCACCAGTCGCTGATTTGGCGCTGGCGGTGGGCTTGACCGACTTGGAAGCAGCGATATCCTGGGCGTCTCGAAGCATGAGATATAATTCTCTCGTTTCTAACTCGTACCGTTGGGCTTCCTTGGCTCGCATAGTTTGCATGCTATccagctcggccttgagTCCGTCCGCCTGTCGCTTTTGAGCATCAATAAATCGGGACTGCTCCTCCAACTGCCTTTGTAGCTTGGCAACAAGTCCATCAGCTCCCAACTCGAGTCTGGCCTTCATCTCATCACGCTCGGCCATAGCCGCCTCGGCAATCTGCCGCGATTCAAGAGATTCATCCTGTGCTTGTCTGGCCTCCGAGTCCGTGTGTAGCTTGTCG
This genomic interval from Fusarium keratoplasticum isolate Fu6.1 chromosome 9, whole genome shotgun sequence contains the following:
- a CDS encoding hypothetical protein (Expressed protein), giving the protein MGDPRRSRRPDSRQMWDESDRRDRRGGPRDRDRDNDRDRRGYRSRSRERRGYRDRSRSPDRRHRDRDGDRNRPRERGSRYHDDRRDRRRDDDDGPRYRRDDDGDRRVKSRRSASPNTRSPSHDTTSLPTRTRPDNNIKREPNPNMSFNVSKKSPPRRDDAPEGDEMDAEDDDMAAMQAMMGFGGFGTTKNKKVAGNNAGGVSKEKKTEYRQYMNRQGGFNRPLSPSR
- a CDS encoding Mannosyl-oligosaccharide glucosidase; this encodes MVRIAQWVSAAALVLGASATDEASSVLTTEIGRQNNQSLFWGPYKSNLYFGVRPRTPDALWTGLMWGKVDDFRDIQNGFRYTCEQGEDIHGYGWDEYDARIGGVQSIHDEGNKIDLTTTFVKISGGNHGGSWAARIKGELRADAPKNTKTMLFYYIAQDGEGELEAEGEGDEFGFDGDVSFKGNSKTLGDYKLLITKGKGKHPKKGHKLLEDRHGDTTLVMSSDATPEISWQGKAVVFKHLQDAVKPVQENADQTDPPPPWQVYRIEHKPGKGNVQIVEKTFEGPFEFDVIFSSGSSGEEYTSADVTEQITKVSETFKERFARTFELKAPFKDEKYRKFGKSMFSNLVGGIGYFHGHQIIDRSYAPEYEEENEGFWEEAAEAMARKKQDLEGPYELFTSVPSRPFFPRGFLWDEGFHLIPIADWDMDLTLEIVKSWYNTMDDDGWIAREQILGHEARSKVPAEFQVQYPHYANPPTLFLIIEGFMERLRAANGTQSAEKEQILGADPLQTAHLDNLEIGESYLRKLYPLLRRQYDWFRKTQRGDIKSYDREAYSTKEAYRWRGRTEAHILTSGLDDYPRAQPPHPGELHVDLMSWVGLMTKSLMNIADALGMAEDVDEYRKNLVAIEHNLNDLHWSEEQGCYCDATIDEYEEHTLVCHKGYISLFPFLVGLMKPDDPKLGKILDLIGDEEHLFSPHGIRSLSKQDELYGTKENYWRSPVWMPINYLAVSQLRNVATQEGPYRAKAKDLFSRLRKNLVDTVYKSWEDTGFAWEQYNPDTGAGQRTQHFTGWTSLVVKIMAMEDPSDQGAAPVRDEL